Proteins from a single region of Candidatus Obscuribacterales bacterium:
- the ftcD gene encoding glutamate formimidoyltransferase yields MKLVECVPNFSEGRNQKVLDAIAEAIQGVDGVRLLDVDPGASTNRTVMTFVGGPESVLEAAYQGIAKAQTLIDMRQHQGAHPRIGATDVCPFIPVSGVSMDDCIELANKLGSRVGKDLGIPVYLYAEAAKSADRQNLADVRRGEYEGLSERMGNGFKPDYGPSNFNAAAGATVIGARQFLIAYNVNLNTRSVKLANEIAFSIREAGRAKRDENGNIVKNADGSNVMVPGSLAAVKAVGWYIDEYEQAQVSINLIDYRVTSLHQVFDEVVQVAEKLGVRVTGSEIVGLTPLAPILAAGKYYLEKQGVSSGVPESVLVATAVKSLGLSDISKFDPKEKIIEYRVEQSGKLLRNLSLADFADSISLDTPAPGGGSVAALMGGLSAGLTSMVANLTFGKKGFESQQNAMNEIAVAAQTIKSRLINLVDEDTQAFNACMSARRLPKATNEQKVEREKAIERANKKATLVPYAAMEKSIEALELAFMVAENGNPNSLSDAGVAIVSAGAAAEGAYMNVLINLPGIEDKQFCKAIRENADALINHARGKVDSGRQVVLAKLGG; encoded by the coding sequence ATGAAGCTGGTGGAATGTGTTCCTAACTTTAGTGAAGGTAGGAATCAGAAAGTATTAGATGCAATCGCTGAAGCAATTCAGGGCGTTGATGGTGTCAGGCTATTGGATGTCGACCCAGGTGCGTCCACCAATCGCACGGTGATGACTTTTGTTGGCGGACCCGAATCTGTATTAGAGGCTGCCTATCAAGGAATTGCCAAAGCGCAGACATTGATTGATATGCGCCAACATCAAGGGGCGCATCCGCGAATTGGTGCAACCGATGTTTGTCCATTCATTCCTGTAAGCGGCGTATCAATGGACGACTGCATCGAGTTGGCTAACAAATTGGGATCGCGTGTAGGCAAGGACTTAGGGATTCCTGTTTATTTATATGCAGAGGCTGCAAAATCTGCTGATCGTCAAAACTTAGCTGATGTGCGCCGTGGCGAATATGAAGGATTGTCTGAACGTATGGGCAATGGATTCAAGCCTGATTATGGACCTTCTAATTTCAATGCCGCTGCCGGAGCTACTGTAATTGGCGCTAGACAATTCCTGATTGCCTACAATGTCAACTTGAACACTCGCTCGGTAAAATTGGCTAACGAAATTGCTTTTAGCATTCGTGAAGCAGGTCGCGCAAAAAGAGACGAAAACGGCAACATTGTAAAAAATGCCGACGGCAGCAATGTAATGGTGCCAGGTTCATTGGCGGCAGTGAAAGCTGTTGGTTGGTATATCGACGAGTATGAACAAGCTCAGGTTTCCATCAATTTAATTGATTATCGAGTAACAAGTCTGCATCAAGTTTTTGATGAGGTTGTTCAAGTTGCCGAAAAGTTGGGTGTGCGTGTAACAGGTTCGGAAATAGTTGGGTTGACGCCCTTGGCGCCAATATTAGCTGCAGGCAAATACTATTTGGAGAAGCAGGGCGTGTCTAGTGGCGTGCCTGAGTCGGTGCTTGTTGCAACTGCTGTTAAGTCGCTTGGGCTATCCGATATTAGCAAGTTTGACCCAAAAGAAAAGATAATTGAGTACAGGGTTGAACAAAGCGGAAAGCTTTTGCGAAATCTTTCGCTTGCTGATTTTGCTGATTCGATATCTCTCGATACGCCGGCTCCCGGTGGAGGCAGCGTCGCAGCATTAATGGGTGGACTGTCAGCCGGACTCACATCTATGGTGGCTAATCTAACCTTCGGCAAGAAAGGTTTTGAAAGTCAGCAAAATGCTATGAATGAAATAGCGGTTGCAGCTCAAACTATTAAGTCACGACTGATTAATTTAGTTGATGAAGATACTCAAGCATTCAATGCTTGCATGTCTGCTCGCCGTTTGCCAAAGGCAACGAATGAGCAAAAGGTAGAAAGAGAAAAGGCCATTGAGAGAGCCAACAAAAAAGCAACGCTTGTGCCTTATGCGGCAATGGAGAAAAGCATAGAAGCATTGGAGCTTGCCTTTATGGTCGCTGAAAACGGCAATCCAAATTCTCTGTCGGATGCCGGCGTGGCTATTGTCTCAGCTGGTGCCGCTGCAGAGGGCGCATACATGAATGTGCTCATTAATTTGCCTGGCATTGAGGACAAACAATTTTGCAAGGCTATAAGAGAAAATGCAGACGCGCTTATTAATCATGCAAGAGGCAAGGTAGACTCGGGTAGACAGGTTGTATTAGCCAAACTAGGCGGATAG
- a CDS encoding M50 family metallopeptidase, with the protein MRLKTQGLAEKSSAGSIWLLVLATALSLVLWNVPVFNWILGPISVFVTTLHELGHAIACLATGGQVSGLTIVSDNQGHGGLTFCSGGIPFIYTQAGYLGTAVFGCIFLLLGRSESMSRFMLFMLGCLIGLASLSLMLGTIFSEGRILEGVGSIVWGLALAGGLVWCALNLRARTAHFLFFFLAFQTALNAVTSAMTLLTTSFGIDSFGSWSDATTMQKLTMIPAQMWALGWAAASIVMVLATLWWMYGRSPNKEII; encoded by the coding sequence GTGAGGCTTAAAACCCAAGGCTTAGCGGAGAAAAGTTCTGCCGGATCAATTTGGCTTTTAGTATTGGCGACAGCTTTGAGCTTGGTGCTTTGGAATGTCCCTGTTTTCAATTGGATTCTAGGACCGATTAGTGTCTTTGTAACCACGCTGCACGAATTGGGACATGCGATTGCCTGCCTTGCAACTGGTGGGCAAGTAAGCGGATTGACTATTGTTAGTGACAATCAGGGACATGGCGGCTTGACATTCTGCAGTGGTGGCATTCCTTTTATCTATACACAAGCAGGATATTTAGGGACGGCAGTTTTTGGCTGTATCTTTCTGTTGTTGGGACGCAGCGAATCGATGTCTCGCTTCATGCTCTTTATGTTGGGTTGTTTAATTGGACTGGCAAGTCTTTCCCTGATGCTGGGTACCATTTTTTCTGAAGGAAGAATTTTGGAAGGTGTGGGCAGCATTGTTTGGGGATTAGCACTGGCTGGTGGTCTTGTTTGGTGTGCTTTGAATTTGCGAGCACGGACTGCACATTTCTTGTTTTTCTTTCTGGCTTTTCAGACTGCACTTAATGCAGTGACTTCGGCAATGACACTTTTGACGACATCATTTGGCATTGATTCTTTCGGCAGCTGGTCGGATGCAACCACAATGCAAAAACTTACAATGATTCCAGCGCAGATGTGGGCGTTGGGATGGGCTGCAGCGTCAATTGTTATGGTCTTAGCAACTCTTTGGTGGATGTATGGCAGATCACCAAACAAAGAAATAATTTGA